The proteins below are encoded in one region of Metabacillus dongyingensis:
- a CDS encoding ABC transporter ATP-binding protein: protein MQSKEETRVVDSIRFDVHKGEILGIVGESGCGKSVTSLSIMGLLPKKTSKLTGEVLFQGKDLLKLNEKSLRKMRGNEIAMVFQEPMTSLNPLFKIGNQLEESLRVHQNLTKKQAKDRVIQILKLVGLPRPEELYGEYPHQLSGGMRQRVMIAMAMICDPKVLIADEPTTALDVTIQAQILKLMKDLNEKLATSIVFITHDLGVVAEMCDRVMVMYAGQVVEEGSVKTIFKNPKHPYTKGLMKSVPDIRHKNDRLYSISGQVPRPGTVQQGCLFAGRCEYAMAECINDAPPLYKLEDSHQSRCFLAREEAIHHDEAFA, encoded by the coding sequence ATGCAAAGCAAAGAAGAAACGCGTGTTGTGGATTCCATTCGCTTTGACGTACATAAGGGAGAAATTTTAGGTATTGTAGGAGAATCGGGATGCGGAAAAAGTGTGACATCGCTTTCGATTATGGGGCTATTGCCAAAGAAAACATCAAAGCTTACAGGAGAAGTGCTGTTTCAAGGGAAGGATCTTCTGAAGCTGAACGAAAAATCACTCCGGAAAATGCGCGGAAATGAAATCGCGATGGTCTTTCAAGAGCCAATGACTTCGCTCAATCCATTATTTAAAATAGGCAACCAGCTTGAAGAGTCACTTCGTGTTCATCAGAACTTAACTAAAAAACAGGCAAAGGACCGGGTCATTCAAATTCTAAAGCTGGTAGGACTGCCGAGACCTGAGGAGTTATACGGAGAATATCCCCATCAGCTCTCCGGAGGTATGAGGCAGCGTGTCATGATTGCGATGGCGATGATCTGCGATCCGAAGGTGCTTATAGCCGACGAGCCGACAACTGCACTTGATGTAACAATTCAGGCGCAAATACTGAAATTAATGAAAGACCTAAATGAAAAGCTTGCAACGTCCATTGTCTTTATCACACATGATCTTGGTGTGGTAGCAGAAATGTGTGACCGCGTCATGGTCATGTATGCAGGTCAAGTTGTGGAAGAGGGAAGCGTCAAAACCATTTTCAAAAATCCTAAGCATCCTTACACAAAAGGGCTTATGAAATCAGTGCCTGATATCCGGCATAAAAATGACAGGCTATATTCCATTTCCGGGCAGGTGCCGCGTCCTGGCACCGTTCAACAGGGATGCCTGTTTGCAGGGCGCTGTGAATATGCAATGGCTGAGTGCATAAATGATGCACCTCCGCTGTACAAGTTAGAGGATTCCCATCAATCAAGATGCTTTTTGGCACGAGAGGAGGCTATTCATCATGACGAAGCCTTTGCTTAA
- a CDS encoding ABC transporter ATP-binding protein has translation MTKPLLKVDKLSKHFPINGGVFGRKVGAVKAVNDLSFEVYEGETLGIVGESGCGKSTMGRLLLKLIDATEGTVSFQDEQLLSKSQKEMRKMRRELQMVFQDPYASLNPRMTVERILEEPLIVHKIGNKEQRRQKVKTMLKIVGLDEAYGKRYPHQFSGGQRQRIGIARALMTNPKLIIADEPVSALDVSIQSQILNLLKDLQKEFSLTYIFISHDLGVVRHISDRLGVMYLGSLVELADSEQVYAEPLHPYTKALLSAVPLPDPEAVKEQIVLKGDLPSPADPPKGCAFHTRCPACFEPCKVKKPAWTEVKEGHYVACHLYQ, from the coding sequence ATGACGAAGCCTTTGCTTAAAGTTGACAAGCTGTCAAAGCATTTTCCGATAAATGGCGGAGTGTTTGGCAGAAAAGTAGGTGCAGTCAAGGCGGTAAATGATTTGTCTTTTGAAGTATATGAAGGAGAAACACTTGGAATCGTCGGTGAATCGGGCTGCGGGAAGTCAACTATGGGCCGGCTTTTGCTGAAACTGATCGATGCTACAGAAGGCACTGTTTCATTTCAGGATGAACAGCTGCTCTCTAAGTCTCAAAAAGAGATGAGAAAGATGAGACGGGAGCTGCAGATGGTTTTTCAGGATCCTTATGCATCGCTCAATCCTAGAATGACTGTAGAGCGAATTCTTGAAGAGCCGCTTATCGTACATAAAATTGGAAACAAGGAGCAGCGCAGGCAAAAAGTAAAAACGATGCTGAAAATTGTCGGTCTAGATGAAGCTTACGGAAAAAGATACCCGCATCAGTTCAGCGGAGGACAGCGGCAAAGAATCGGGATTGCAAGAGCCTTGATGACGAATCCGAAGCTGATCATTGCAGATGAGCCAGTTTCTGCTCTTGATGTTTCCATTCAATCTCAAATTCTGAATCTATTAAAAGACCTGCAAAAGGAATTTTCATTAACTTATATTTTCATTTCCCACGACCTGGGAGTGGTTCGCCACATCAGTGACCGGCTTGGAGTCATGTATTTGGGAAGTTTAGTAGAGCTTGCAGACAGCGAGCAGGTGTACGCTGAACCGCTGCATCCGTATACAAAAGCGCTGCTTTCTGCCGTGCCTCTCCCGGATCCTGAGGCAGTTAAAGAACAGATTGTTTTAAAAGGGGATCTTCCGAGTCCGGCCGATCCGCCTAAAGGGTGTGCTTTTCATACGAGATGCCCTGCCTGCTTTGAACCATGCAAGGTGAAAAAGCCCGCATGGACTGAAGTAAAAGAAGGTCATTATGTCGCGTGTCATTTATATCAATAA
- a CDS encoding ABC transporter substrate-binding protein — MKKKSLLVSIMFVLLLSAALMGCSSNDTSSDGKSEGGSSEKKQDSLVFGRGGDSTSLDPITTTEGEAFKVTVNVFETLLNYGEQDTTVQEGLATKWEVSEDNLTYTLTLREGVKFHDGTDFNAEAVVFNFERWMNGDADKFPYYTMFGGFKKDEGHVIKEVKAEGENKVIFTLKRPQAPFLKNLAMSPFGIASPAAIEKHGDKFRENPVGTGPFKFVEWKPNDRIVLEKNEDYWMKGYPKLNQVIFKSIPENSARLNALQTGEIDLMDGVNPSDTASITSNKDLQTFERPSMNIGYVGLTTNRKPLDNKLVRQALNHAVDKQAIIDSFYGGLAEPAKNPMPPSLEGYNDEIEPYPYDLEKAKALLAEAGHPDGFKMELWAMPVPRPYMPEGMKVAEVLKSSFAKIGVEAEIKTYDWATYLDKASKGEADSFMLGWTGDNGDADNFLYTLLDKDSIGSNNYTYYSNDELHDILIEAQSNADQEKRNELYKKAQEIIKEDAPWIPIAHSTPILAGSSSLTGFMPHPTGSDILTKVEFK; from the coding sequence GTGAAAAAGAAAAGCCTGTTGGTCTCAATTATGTTTGTGCTGCTGTTATCAGCGGCATTGATGGGATGCAGCTCAAATGACACCTCATCAGATGGTAAATCAGAAGGCGGAAGCAGCGAAAAGAAACAGGATAGTCTTGTTTTTGGACGCGGCGGGGATTCTACATCACTTGATCCAATTACAACAACAGAGGGAGAAGCATTTAAAGTAACTGTCAACGTATTTGAAACACTGTTGAATTACGGTGAGCAGGATACAACTGTTCAGGAAGGTCTTGCAACAAAATGGGAAGTTTCTGAAGATAACCTGACGTATACTCTTACTTTAAGAGAAGGTGTTAAATTCCATGACGGAACGGACTTCAACGCTGAAGCTGTTGTGTTCAATTTCGAGCGCTGGATGAATGGGGATGCCGATAAATTCCCTTACTACACAATGTTTGGCGGATTTAAAAAGGATGAAGGCCATGTTATTAAAGAAGTGAAAGCAGAAGGTGAGAATAAAGTTATTTTCACACTAAAGCGTCCGCAAGCTCCTTTCTTAAAGAACCTTGCGATGTCTCCATTTGGAATTGCAAGTCCTGCTGCAATTGAAAAGCACGGAGATAAATTCAGAGAAAATCCTGTTGGAACAGGGCCATTTAAATTTGTAGAGTGGAAGCCGAACGACAGAATCGTTCTTGAGAAAAATGAAGACTACTGGATGAAAGGATACCCGAAATTAAATCAGGTAATCTTTAAATCCATTCCAGAAAACTCAGCCCGCTTAAATGCATTGCAGACGGGAGAAATTGATTTAATGGATGGAGTGAATCCATCTGATACTGCATCTATTACAAGCAATAAAGATTTACAGACGTTTGAGCGTCCGTCCATGAATATAGGGTATGTCGGATTAACGACAAACCGCAAGCCTCTTGATAACAAACTTGTGCGTCAGGCATTGAACCATGCAGTAGATAAACAGGCGATTATTGATTCTTTCTATGGCGGCCTTGCTGAACCTGCGAAAAATCCAATGCCGCCTTCATTAGAAGGCTATAATGATGAGATCGAGCCATACCCGTATGATTTGGAAAAAGCAAAAGCGCTTCTTGCTGAAGCTGGACATCCTGATGGCTTTAAAATGGAGCTTTGGGCAATGCCTGTACCGCGTCCGTATATGCCAGAGGGTATGAAAGTGGCAGAAGTTCTTAAGTCAAGCTTTGCAAAAATCGGTGTTGAAGCCGAAATCAAAACATATGACTGGGCAACTTATTTAGACAAAGCAAGCAAAGGGGAAGCGGATTCCTTTATGCTCGGCTGGACTGGAGATAATGGAGATGCTGACAACTTCCTTTATACTCTTTTAGACAAAGACAGCATCGGCAGCAATAACTATACGTACTACAGCAATGATGAACTTCATGACATTCTGATTGAAGCACAGTCTAATGCTGACCAGGAAAAACGCAACGAGCTCTATAAAAAAGCGCAGGAAATCATTAAAGAAGATGCACCTTGGATCCCGATTGCTCACTCAACGCCAATTTTGGCCGGAAGCAGCAGCTTAACTGGATTCATGCCGCACCCAACTGGATCTGACATTTTAACAAAGGTTGAATTTAAGTAA
- a CDS encoding ABC transporter permease, translating into MVSYTVRRIGLLIPVLIGMTLVVFSIIRAIPGNPAQVILGQRATQEAIEKLTQQLGLDQPWYIQYFDYVGGLLTGDLGQSIRTGAQISQEMTPYLAATMELTIFAMIIAIVVGINAGIISAWFRNSWFDYTAMVIALVGVSMPIFWLGLMEQYVFSIQLGWLPTTGREEIRNPIDSITNLYLLDTLLHGRFDQFIEVLKHILLPGIALATIPMAIIARITRSTMIEAMESDFIRTARAKGLHMFWVVYKHALKNAIIPILTIIGLQTGLLLGGAILTETIFGWPGMGRYIFDAISYRDYPVIQSGILIIATIFVFINLIVDLLYAAIDPRIKY; encoded by the coding sequence ATGGTTTCATACACAGTAAGAAGAATTGGATTGCTCATACCGGTTTTAATTGGGATGACACTAGTCGTTTTTTCTATAATCAGAGCCATTCCGGGCAACCCGGCACAGGTCATTCTCGGGCAGCGCGCTACACAGGAAGCAATCGAAAAATTAACGCAGCAGCTTGGTCTTGATCAGCCTTGGTACATCCAATATTTTGATTATGTTGGAGGACTGCTGACCGGTGATCTTGGTCAGTCCATTCGAACTGGAGCACAAATCAGCCAGGAGATGACTCCATATTTGGCTGCAACAATGGAATTGACGATTTTTGCTATGATAATTGCTATCGTGGTAGGAATCAATGCAGGAATCATCAGTGCCTGGTTCCGGAATTCCTGGTTTGATTATACAGCAATGGTTATCGCATTAGTCGGCGTGTCGATGCCGATATTCTGGCTTGGACTAATGGAGCAGTATGTCTTCTCCATTCAGCTTGGCTGGCTTCCTACTACAGGGCGGGAGGAAATTCGGAATCCGATAGATTCTATCACAAATCTTTACTTGCTCGACACCCTTCTGCATGGAAGATTTGATCAATTTATAGAAGTTCTCAAGCATATTCTTCTGCCGGGAATTGCGCTCGCTACGATTCCAATGGCGATCATTGCAAGGATTACCCGTTCAACCATGATTGAAGCAATGGAGTCGGATTTTATCCGGACAGCACGCGCTAAGGGCCTTCATATGTTCTGGGTTGTATACAAGCATGCTTTAAAAAATGCCATCATTCCGATTTTAACAATTATTGGACTGCAAACTGGATTATTGCTTGGTGGAGCCATTTTAACAGAGACCATTTTCGGCTGGCCGGGGATGGGAAGGTATATTTTTGATGCCATCAGCTATCGTGATTATCCGGTTATCCAATCCGGAATCTTAATTATCGCAACGATTTTTGTATTTATTAACCTGATTGTTGATCTTTTATATGCTGCAATTGACCCAAGGATTAAATATTAG
- a CDS encoding ABC transporter permease → MSLPSLQEQQTAIIKQEKVVTPFQQKLRVFLQNKLAIAGSFLVLFFVIIAITAPLIAPQGIDEQELSKRLLPPSSEHWFGTDDFGRDIFSRVLFGARISLWVGFFSVLGSAIVGTLLGIMAGYYGRIIDTIISRIFDIMLAFPSILLAIAIVAILGPSLQNALIAIAVINIPNFGRLIRAKVLSVKEEEYIHAAKAVGTSDTRILLVHVLPNSLSPIIVQASLAIATAIIEAAALGFLGLGAQAPNPEWGKMLADSKQYLVQAPWTLFFPGLAIMLTVLGFNLMGDGLRDALDPKGKH, encoded by the coding sequence ATGTCACTACCATCGCTGCAGGAGCAGCAGACTGCCATTATAAAACAGGAGAAGGTTGTCACTCCTTTTCAGCAGAAGCTGCGCGTCTTTTTACAAAATAAATTAGCAATCGCAGGAAGCTTTCTCGTCCTTTTCTTTGTTATTATTGCAATCACGGCACCGCTGATTGCCCCTCAAGGCATTGATGAGCAGGAGCTCTCAAAGAGATTGCTTCCTCCTTCATCTGAGCATTGGTTTGGAACGGACGATTTTGGCCGGGATATTTTTTCAAGAGTCCTGTTTGGGGCAAGAATTTCCCTGTGGGTTGGCTTTTTCTCAGTCCTTGGATCAGCAATAGTGGGAACGCTTCTTGGTATTATGGCAGGCTACTACGGCCGTATCATTGATACCATCATTTCAAGGATTTTTGATATCATGCTTGCCTTTCCGAGCATCCTGCTTGCCATTGCGATTGTTGCTATTTTAGGACCTTCCCTGCAGAATGCACTGATCGCCATTGCTGTCATTAACATTCCGAACTTTGGCAGGCTGATCAGAGCGAAAGTGCTGAGTGTAAAAGAAGAAGAATACATACACGCAGCAAAAGCGGTCGGAACAAGCGATACCCGAATTCTGCTTGTTCATGTTCTGCCGAATAGCCTTTCGCCGATTATTGTACAAGCTTCTCTTGCGATTGCAACGGCCATTATTGAAGCAGCTGCTCTTGGATTCCTTGGACTTGGCGCACAGGCTCCAAATCCTGAATGGGGGAAAATGCTTGCCGATTCCAAGCAATATTTAGTTCAGGCTCCTTGGACACTGTTTTTCCCCGGTCTTGCCATTATGCTTACAGTTCTTGGGTTTAACTTAATGGGTGACGGACTTCGGGATGCGCTTGATCCAAAAGGGAAGCATTAA
- a CDS encoding aromatic acid exporter family protein produces the protein MKLGARIIKTGIAITLALYLATLLNIPSPAFAGIAAIFAIQPTIYRSYLSVIEQVQANIIGAAFAILFGLIFGPHPFVIGLTVIIVIAINLKIKIENTIPVSIVTVIAILESPGEDFIEFSLIRFGTVLLGVLSAFIVNLIFIPPKYETKLYYRIVDNTEEIIKWIRINMRQVSDYSELKTDIEKIKDKMIKLDQLYLLYKEERAYFKRNIYAKSRKLVLFRQMLVTSNRSLDTLKKLHRLENELHHLPEDFKEILVNELDYLIDFHERSLLKFIGKIKPQSTTDLIKEGQFNKQELVDTFMKFKGNCIDQECFYHLLPLIAVIIDYSEQLEHLDTLINSFHNYHKDENELQINEIEETS, from the coding sequence ATGAAACTTGGTGCCCGCATTATAAAAACGGGGATAGCCATTACGCTGGCTCTATACTTGGCCACGTTATTAAATATACCGTCTCCCGCGTTTGCAGGTATTGCAGCCATTTTTGCAATCCAGCCAACCATATATCGCTCTTATCTATCTGTCATAGAGCAAGTACAGGCAAATATCATCGGAGCAGCCTTTGCCATACTGTTCGGGCTGATCTTTGGTCCCCATCCGTTTGTTATTGGTTTAACTGTGATTATTGTCATAGCGATTAATTTAAAAATAAAAATTGAAAATACGATTCCTGTATCCATCGTTACAGTTATTGCGATCTTAGAAAGTCCCGGGGAAGATTTCATTGAATTTTCCCTCATCCGGTTTGGAACGGTCCTGCTCGGAGTTTTATCGGCCTTCATAGTCAACTTAATTTTTATCCCGCCTAAATACGAGACAAAGCTATATTACAGGATTGTCGACAATACAGAGGAAATAATTAAATGGATCCGCATTAACATGAGGCAGGTTTCCGATTACAGCGAACTGAAAACAGACATTGAGAAAATAAAAGATAAAATGATTAAGCTTGATCAGCTTTATCTGCTGTATAAGGAAGAACGGGCTTATTTCAAAAGAAATATCTATGCAAAATCGCGCAAGCTCGTCCTGTTCAGGCAAATGCTTGTTACATCGAATCGTTCCTTGGATACCCTGAAAAAGCTTCACAGGCTGGAAAATGAATTGCATCACCTTCCAGAAGATTTTAAAGAAATTCTTGTCAATGAGCTGGACTATTTGATCGATTTTCATGAAAGAAGCCTCCTGAAATTTATTGGCAAAATTAAACCGCAGTCCACAACTGACCTTATTAAGGAAGGCCAGTTTAACAAGCAGGAACTTGTCGATACTTTTATGAAATTTAAAGGAAACTGCATTGATCAGGAATGCTTCTATCATCTGCTCCCTCTTATCGCTGTCATCATTGACTATAGCGAGCAGCTTGAGCATTTAGATACTCTTATAAACAGCTTCCATAATTATCATAAAGATGAAAATGAACTTCAAATTAATGAAATCGAAGAAACCAGCTGA
- a CDS encoding glutamate synthase-related protein encodes MKENWSPSKFKEYYNAEHDACGIVSVIEKRNVPTKENIDLCIDALITMNHRAGFINGEGDGVGIHIDIPRALWKQKLADAKLDQQLAERGDFIVGHLFLSKNESPDKLKKEIKNLLSEKNFELVFETDKVTTSSALGPIALQEEPLFWQFAMIPAGKHDSLNKDLFELTIQIEKNLNVHVASLSQHAAVYKVMGAGDVLPKFYHDLADPLAASTMTLGHNRYSTNTLSTFFRVQPFSLLGHNGEINTIAKLRDEARMMNVPLTDGGSDSQDLNRTIETLVARDGYSLFEALDVLFPPIINEIKAYPDHLQDLYTYIREAWGHFAQGPAGIISRFADEAVFSVDALGLRPLWKVESKSSYIFASEPGIIPTSLYAGEPKPLGPGEKLGLKWNKDDIELFEYPSLQEEVYKRFSGRTDIDGYRRRLAHPVSKGKCSASPIFKVHNGHYAAFGWDREHIQLLEQMAEKGAEPIRSLGHDGPLAAIHPDRKNIADFIKESVAVVTNPAIDRDRESEHFSIRSVIGKRPSLTEQQERTAMIELPSPLLLEGKLGIMATEHIEQLPYEEVIETFSKEKQLYVLSAVYSESESLKDALDRLKLEAIQAVNEGAVLLVLDDQEAHQNGKLWIDPHLITAVIDQALVQASLRRNCSIVLRTGAIRSLHDIMIAYGLGANLINPYILFATVAEEESAKPAVNLYESLNKGLEKVISTIGIHELRGYGRLFSAIGLNEEIEKELNIVNFLGSRSLKYNFESLKADALERSQDFENEKARPSKTFHIFPRIWKAIGDVAKSGSYDGYREKLTEQEESNPITIRHLTDLKTTKTAVPKEKVNIGVGEHSLPFVIASMSFGSQNEVAFRAYAEAAEQLNMVSLNGEGGEIKDMLGKYPRTRGQQIASGRFGVNAELLNSSNLLEIKIGQGAKPGEGGHLPGSKVTAKIAESRNATIGSDLISPSNNHDIYSIEDLAQMISELKTANDQAKVSVKVPVVPNIGTIAVGIAKAGADIITLSGFDGGTGAARIHALQHVGLPVEIGVKAAHNALLEAGLREKVELWADGGIKSALDVMKVVLLGANRVGFGTLSMIAIGCTTCRGCHLDTCHVGIATQIESEAQAKEHGLRRFVPRKYDPAVQGLVNLFSAFGSELQALTASLGFTNLQELVGRSDLLEQTRGKEEMDLSLLLETLDIQNLSHKEVAASLESKRLAVAAGAEYLDYDDNELHDSREFSSVTSEQRILGSRVSCHRVRGRLDGSYKKLDDVELYYKEGSIPGNGLGAYNSSGINIRVEGGAQDGTGKTSFGGSIQVFKSKGTDGKYYNGSVGKGFGYGAQSGLLLVQGNADARAGIRLSGADMIIGGKIDKPIPANEKGNIGVNANIKGFAFEYMTNGRGLVMGDPGPWICAGMTGGVVYVRHQPELGLTKQALERRIAKGAKIDISPLNSKGESDVSELLTTYIEALGRHGQHDEAEELKLLLQDLKNNFIQLVPVKEQADPSVSTE; translated from the coding sequence ATGAAAGAAAATTGGAGCCCAAGTAAGTTTAAGGAATATTACAACGCAGAGCATGACGCTTGCGGCATTGTATCAGTCATCGAAAAACGGAACGTGCCGACTAAAGAAAACATTGATTTATGTATAGATGCATTGATTACGATGAATCACCGCGCCGGGTTTATAAACGGCGAAGGAGACGGTGTCGGCATTCATATTGATATTCCAAGAGCCCTGTGGAAGCAGAAGCTTGCAGACGCAAAGCTTGATCAGCAACTGGCTGAGCGTGGCGATTTTATCGTCGGACACCTCTTTTTGTCTAAAAACGAAAGCCCTGATAAATTGAAAAAAGAAATCAAAAACCTTCTATCCGAAAAGAATTTCGAACTTGTTTTCGAAACAGATAAAGTCACAACATCATCTGCATTAGGACCCATCGCCCTGCAAGAAGAACCTCTCTTTTGGCAATTTGCCATGATTCCAGCCGGCAAGCATGATTCTCTTAATAAGGATCTTTTTGAGCTGACGATTCAGATTGAGAAAAATCTCAATGTTCATGTCGCATCGCTCAGTCAGCATGCTGCTGTTTATAAGGTTATGGGTGCGGGAGATGTACTTCCGAAGTTTTATCATGATCTTGCAGATCCGCTTGCAGCATCAACGATGACTCTTGGACATAACAGGTATTCTACTAATACATTATCTACTTTTTTTCGTGTGCAGCCATTTAGCCTGTTAGGTCATAACGGTGAAATCAATACAATTGCAAAGCTTCGTGACGAAGCAAGAATGATGAATGTTCCGCTAACAGACGGCGGAAGTGATTCTCAAGACTTGAACAGAACGATTGAAACATTGGTGGCAAGAGACGGCTATAGCCTGTTTGAAGCACTGGATGTTCTTTTTCCTCCTATTATTAATGAAATTAAAGCATATCCAGACCACCTTCAGGACTTATACACATATATTCGTGAAGCTTGGGGACATTTCGCACAAGGTCCTGCAGGCATTATCTCGAGATTCGCAGATGAAGCAGTTTTCAGCGTAGATGCTTTGGGACTCAGACCATTGTGGAAGGTAGAATCAAAATCTTCCTATATATTTGCATCTGAACCGGGAATCATTCCGACTTCTCTTTATGCAGGCGAGCCTAAACCGCTTGGACCTGGCGAGAAGCTTGGACTTAAATGGAACAAGGACGATATTGAACTGTTTGAATATCCTTCTCTTCAGGAGGAAGTCTATAAAAGATTTTCAGGCAGAACGGATATTGACGGGTACCGCAGAAGATTAGCGCATCCAGTCAGCAAAGGCAAATGTTCAGCGTCCCCTATTTTCAAAGTTCACAATGGACATTACGCTGCATTCGGCTGGGATCGCGAGCACATTCAGCTGCTTGAGCAAATGGCTGAAAAAGGAGCAGAGCCGATTCGCTCGCTCGGACATGATGGTCCTCTTGCAGCCATCCATCCAGACCGGAAAAACATTGCTGACTTTATTAAAGAAAGTGTTGCTGTTGTTACCAATCCGGCGATTGACCGTGATCGCGAGTCAGAGCATTTCTCCATCCGCTCTGTGATCGGGAAACGCCCTTCACTGACTGAGCAGCAGGAAAGAACAGCTATGATTGAGCTTCCTTCACCATTATTGCTTGAAGGCAAGCTTGGAATCATGGCAACTGAGCATATTGAACAGCTTCCATATGAAGAAGTTATCGAGACATTCTCTAAGGAAAAACAGCTGTATGTCCTATCTGCTGTTTACTCTGAAAGTGAGAGCCTGAAAGACGCTCTTGACCGTCTGAAGCTTGAAGCTATTCAAGCTGTAAACGAAGGCGCTGTATTACTTGTGCTTGACGATCAGGAAGCCCATCAAAACGGAAAGCTGTGGATTGATCCGCACTTGATTACTGCCGTTATTGATCAGGCATTGGTTCAAGCAAGCCTGCGCAGAAACTGCTCGATCGTTCTTCGCACAGGAGCCATCAGATCCCTGCATGACATTATGATTGCATACGGTCTTGGAGCAAATTTAATCAATCCATATATCCTTTTTGCTACTGTTGCTGAGGAAGAATCTGCAAAACCTGCTGTTAACTTGTATGAATCATTAAACAAAGGACTTGAGAAGGTCATTTCTACAATCGGCATTCATGAGCTTAGAGGATATGGACGTCTCTTCTCGGCTATCGGATTAAATGAAGAAATCGAAAAAGAGCTTAACATTGTAAACTTCTTAGGCTCTCGTTCTCTTAAATATAATTTTGAAAGCCTCAAAGCCGATGCACTTGAACGAAGCCAGGACTTTGAAAATGAAAAAGCCCGTCCAAGCAAGACATTCCATATTTTCCCGAGAATCTGGAAAGCGATTGGCGATGTTGCAAAATCGGGCAGCTATGACGGTTATCGCGAAAAACTGACAGAGCAGGAAGAAAGCAATCCGATTACCATTCGACATTTAACTGACTTAAAAACAACTAAAACTGCTGTGCCAAAAGAAAAAGTAAATATCGGAGTCGGAGAGCACAGTCTTCCATTCGTGATCGCCTCCATGTCCTTCGGTTCACAAAATGAAGTAGCATTCCGTGCTTATGCAGAAGCTGCTGAACAATTAAATATGGTTAGTCTGAACGGTGAAGGCGGAGAAATTAAAGATATGCTCGGTAAATATCCGCGCACACGCGGACAGCAAATCGCATCAGGAAGATTTGGTGTAAATGCAGAGCTTCTGAACTCTTCTAACCTCCTGGAAATTAAAATCGGCCAGGGAGCGAAGCCTGGTGAAGGCGGTCACTTGCCGGGTTCAAAAGTAACAGCGAAAATTGCAGAATCCAGGAATGCCACGATTGGATCAGATCTCATCTCGCCGTCAAATAACCACGATATCTACTCGATTGAGGATTTGGCGCAAATGATTTCTGAACTGAAAACAGCTAATGACCAGGCAAAGGTTTCCGTTAAAGTTCCTGTTGTTCCTAACATCGGAACGATAGCTGTAGGAATTGCAAAAGCCGGAGCTGACATCATCACGCTGAGCGGATTTGACGGAGGTACTGGTGCAGCCCGCATCCATGCACTTCAGCATGTTGGGCTGCCTGTTGAAATCGGTGTTAAAGCGGCACATAACGCATTGCTCGAAGCTGGATTGCGTGAAAAAGTAGAGCTTTGGGCAGACGGCGGAATTAAAAGTGCACTCGACGTTATGAAAGTCGTTCTGCTTGGAGCAAACCGCGTCGGGTTTGGAACATTATCGATGATTGCAATCGGCTGTACAACATGCCGCGGCTGTCATTTAGATACATGCCACGTGGGGATTGCCACTCAAATTGAATCAGAAGCTCAGGCAAAAGAGCATGGCTTAAGACGCTTTGTTCCAAGAAAATACGATCCCGCTGTACAGGGCCTTGTTAATTTGTTCAGCGCATTCGGTTCAGAGCTTCAGGCACTGACAGCATCACTTGGATTTACAAATCTTCAGGAGCTTGTCGGAAGATCTGACTTGCTTGAGCAAACGCGCGGCAAAGAAGAAATGGATCTGTCACTCTTGCTTGAAACATTGGATATTCAAAATCTTTCTCATAAAGAAGTTGCAGCAAGCTTAGAAAGCAAACGTCTCGCTGTTGCAGCCGGAGCTGAGTATTTAGATTACGATGACAATGAACTTCATGATTCAAGAGAATTCTCAAGCGTTACATCTGAACAGCGCATCCTCGGCAGCCGGGTTTCCTGTCACAGAGTGCGCGGCCGTCTCGATGGCTCGTACAAAAAACTGGATGACGTTGAGCTTTATTATAAAGAAGGCTCTATTCCAGGAAACGGTCTTGGCGCCTACAATTCAAGCGGCATTAATATCCGAGTTGAAGGCGGAGCGCAGGATGGCACAGGGAAAACGTCATTTGGAGGCAGCATCCAAGTATTCAAATCTAAAGGAACTGACGGTAAGTACTACAACGGTTCTGTTGGTAAAGGATTTGGCTATGGCGCGCAAAGCGGCCTGCTGCTTGTACAAGGCAATGCGGATGCACGCGCTGGAATTCGCCTCTCAGGAGCAGACATGATTATTGGCGGTAAGATTGATAAGCCAATTCCTGCAAATGAGAAGGGTAATATTGGAGTAAACGCCAATATTAAAGGATTTGCGTTCGAATACATGACAAACGGCAGAGGACTTGTCATGGGAGATCCAGGCCCATGGATTTGTGCAGGGATGACTGGCGGGGTTGTGTATGTCAGACATCAGCCTGAGCTTGGATTAACAAAGCAGGCTTTAGAACGCCGAATTGCAAAAGGCGCTAAAATTGACATTTCACCTCTAAATTCAAAAGGCGAGAGTGATGTATCAGAATTGCTAACAACATATATCGAGGCTCTCGGGCGTCATGGTCAACATGATGAAGCTGAAGAACTAAAACTGCTTTTACAGGATTTAAAAAATAACTTTATTCAGCTGGTGCCTGTTAAAGAGCAGGCAGATCCATCTGTATCAACTGAATAA